One region of Natronorubrum aibiense genomic DNA includes:
- a CDS encoding NifU family protein, whose product MSDSADTQSPEDAVREAVSLFLQRNFPQIQAHGGDSSITEVDLEAGHVSINLSGACSGCGVSPMTTQAIQRRLPSEIDEIDRVSVTTGFDGLTEGTPRDISDDVPF is encoded by the coding sequence ATGAGTGACTCCGCCGATACCCAGTCCCCGGAAGACGCCGTTAGAGAAGCTGTCTCCCTGTTCCTCCAGCGGAACTTCCCACAGATTCAGGCCCACGGTGGCGACTCGTCGATCACCGAGGTCGACCTCGAGGCAGGTCACGTCTCGATCAACCTGAGTGGTGCCTGCAGCGGCTGTGGCGTCAGCCCGATGACGACCCAGGCGATCCAGCGCCGACTGCCGAGCGAGATCGACGAGATCGATCGCGTCTCGGTGACGACCGGCTTCGACGGCCTGACGGAGGGAACGCCTCGAGATATTTCCGACGACGTCCCGTTCTGA
- the pepF gene encoding oligoendopeptidase F → MSSVPDRSEVDEVYTWDLESIYATDDDWEAAYEAVAERVDELAAYEGQVTDDAETLRAVLELRDEIMREVSTVAAYARMRRDEDTTNQEYQALTARAQSLAADAQSAASFIDPEIQELTREEFEEMVEAESTLETYDHYVDDVLRMKPHTRSAEVEELLADLSEVTGATGEVYTMLSNADMEFPTVEDPDGEAVGITQSNFVNLLKRPDREFRQRVYDAYYDEWESVRNTVATAYKNSVKADVKTAQARNYDTAREAALDGPNVPVDVYDTLVETVHDNLDKLHRHADLKAQALEVDGLEMWDVYMPLTGDEGPDVDYEQATEYVVDALEPLGEEYQSRVAEGLDSQWVDVYENEGKQSGAYSGGTYDTQPFILMNYQDDISSMYTLAHELGHSMHSELTKDEQPFVYSGYEIFVAEVASTVNEALLTNHLLETVDDPEFRKHVLNEFLERVRSTLYRQTLFAEFEHKTHELEEAGEPLTADRLDDLYQGLKADYYEPAAIDDRIAREWMRIPHFYRAFYVYQYATGISAALAIVDGILPNGASDEPNRDAAEDYLEFLRRGSREYPLELLRIAGVDMSTSEPIDRALETYGERLDEMEALLE, encoded by the coding sequence ATGAGTTCCGTTCCCGACCGCTCCGAGGTCGACGAGGTGTACACCTGGGACCTCGAGAGCATCTACGCGACCGACGACGACTGGGAGGCCGCCTACGAAGCGGTCGCCGAGCGCGTCGACGAGCTCGCCGCTTACGAGGGACAGGTCACCGACGACGCCGAGACGTTGCGTGCTGTCCTCGAGTTGCGCGACGAGATCATGCGCGAGGTATCGACAGTCGCTGCGTACGCTCGAATGCGCCGCGATGAGGATACGACCAATCAGGAGTATCAGGCACTGACCGCGCGAGCCCAGTCGCTGGCGGCCGACGCACAATCCGCTGCCTCGTTTATCGATCCCGAGATTCAGGAACTGACCCGCGAGGAGTTCGAGGAGATGGTCGAGGCCGAATCCACCCTCGAAACCTACGACCACTACGTCGACGACGTCCTCCGGATGAAACCCCACACCCGATCGGCGGAAGTCGAGGAGCTGCTCGCGGATTTGAGCGAGGTCACGGGCGCGACAGGCGAGGTCTACACGATGCTTTCGAACGCCGACATGGAGTTCCCCACCGTCGAGGACCCTGATGGCGAGGCTGTCGGGATTACCCAGAGCAACTTCGTGAACCTGCTCAAACGCCCCGATCGGGAGTTTCGACAGCGCGTCTACGACGCCTACTACGATGAGTGGGAGTCGGTCCGAAACACGGTCGCGACCGCCTACAAGAACAGCGTCAAAGCCGATGTGAAGACGGCCCAGGCGCGTAACTACGACACCGCCCGTGAGGCCGCCCTCGACGGGCCCAACGTCCCCGTCGACGTCTACGATACGCTCGTCGAGACTGTCCACGACAACCTCGACAAACTCCACCGTCACGCCGACCTCAAAGCCCAGGCGCTCGAGGTCGACGGCCTCGAGATGTGGGACGTCTACATGCCCCTCACCGGCGACGAAGGGCCGGACGTCGACTACGAGCAGGCGACCGAGTACGTCGTCGACGCGCTCGAACCGCTGGGCGAGGAGTACCAGTCCCGCGTTGCCGAGGGACTCGATTCCCAGTGGGTCGACGTCTACGAGAACGAGGGTAAACAGTCGGGTGCCTACTCCGGCGGCACCTACGACACCCAGCCGTTTATCCTGATGAACTATCAGGACGACATCTCCTCGATGTACACGCTGGCCCACGAACTCGGCCATTCGATGCATTCGGAACTCACGAAAGACGAACAGCCGTTCGTCTACTCCGGCTACGAGATCTTCGTGGCCGAAGTCGCCAGCACGGTCAACGAGGCCCTGCTGACGAACCACCTCCTCGAGACCGTCGACGACCCCGAGTTCCGCAAACATGTCTTGAACGAGTTCCTAGAGCGCGTGCGCTCGACGCTCTACCGCCAGACGCTGTTCGCGGAGTTCGAGCACAAGACCCACGAACTCGAGGAGGCGGGCGAACCGCTGACGGCGGACCGACTCGACGACCTCTATCAGGGGCTCAAAGCGGACTACTACGAGCCCGCCGCGATCGACGACCGCATCGCCCGCGAGTGGATGCGCATTCCGCACTTCTACCGGGCCTTTTACGTCTACCAGTACGCGACCGGTATCTCCGCCGCGCTGGCGATCGTCGACGGGATCCTTCCGAACGGTGCCAGCGACGAACCCAACCGGGATGCCGCCGAGGACTACCTCGAGTTCCTCCGGCGTGGCTCCCGGGAGTACCCGCTCGAGCTGTTGCGGATCGCTGGCGTCGACATGAGTACGTCCGAGCCGATCGATCGCGCCCTCGAGACCTACGGCGAACGGCTCGACGAGATGGAAGCGCTGCTCGAGTAG
- the pan2 gene encoding proteasome-activating nucleotidase Pan2 has product MSRSPSIPDRPHRDIDPDLPDDERLEALRGHFADLVDVNEQLSDQLEAADERRQKLRERADRVERENEALKSSSLYIATVEDVLENDEVIVKQHGNNQEVLTDVSPQILEDVTAGDRVAVNDSFAIQTILDAETDARAQSMEITERPEVTYADIGGIDDQVREVREAVEQPLAEPELFDEVGIEPPSGVLLYGPPGTGKTMLAKAVAHETDATFIKMAGSELVRKFIGEGSRLVRDLFEMARERQPAIIFIDEIDAIATTRTESKTSGDAEVQRTMMQLLSEMDGFEARGEIRIIAATNRFDMLDRAILRPGRFDRLIEVPEPDRDGREQILQIHTRGMNVSDDVDFETLSEETEGYSGAEIESLATEAGMFAIRDDRDEVHHEDFLEALEKIENDDSSDVISSAGYFYQ; this is encoded by the coding sequence ATGTCTCGAAGCCCGTCTATTCCCGACCGACCTCACCGCGATATCGATCCCGATCTCCCCGACGATGAGCGGCTCGAGGCGCTCCGCGGGCATTTTGCCGATCTCGTGGACGTCAACGAACAGCTCTCCGACCAACTCGAGGCGGCCGACGAACGCCGCCAAAAACTGCGCGAGCGCGCCGACCGCGTCGAGCGCGAAAACGAGGCGCTCAAGAGTTCGTCGCTGTACATCGCCACCGTCGAGGACGTCCTCGAGAACGACGAAGTGATCGTCAAACAGCACGGTAACAACCAGGAAGTGCTCACCGACGTCTCACCACAGATTCTCGAGGACGTCACGGCGGGCGACCGCGTCGCCGTCAACGACTCGTTTGCGATCCAGACGATCCTTGACGCCGAAACCGACGCGCGCGCCCAGTCGATGGAGATTACCGAGCGTCCCGAGGTCACCTACGCCGACATCGGCGGGATCGACGACCAGGTCCGCGAGGTTCGCGAGGCCGTCGAACAACCGCTGGCCGAACCCGAGCTGTTCGACGAGGTCGGCATCGAGCCGCCAAGCGGCGTGCTCCTCTACGGTCCGCCGGGCACCGGGAAGACGATGCTCGCCAAAGCCGTCGCTCACGAGACCGACGCCACCTTCATCAAGATGGCCGGCTCGGAGCTCGTCCGCAAGTTCATCGGCGAAGGCTCCCGGCTCGTCCGTGATCTCTTCGAGATGGCTCGCGAACGCCAGCCAGCGATCATCTTCATCGACGAGATCGACGCCATCGCCACCACACGAACAGAGTCCAAAACGTCGGGCGACGCCGAAGTTCAGCGGACGATGATGCAACTCTTGAGCGAGATGGACGGCTTCGAGGCCCGCGGCGAGATCCGCATCATCGCCGCCACGAACCGCTTCGACATGCTCGACCGCGCGATCCTCCGCCCGGGCCGGTTCGACCGCCTCATCGAGGTGCCCGAACCCGACCGCGACGGTCGCGAGCAGATCCTCCAGATTCACACCCGCGGCATGAACGTCAGCGACGACGTCGACTTCGAGACGCTCTCCGAAGAGACCGAAGGCTACTCCGGGGCCGAAATCGAAAGTCTCGCTACCGAAGCCGGCATGTTTGCCATCCGCGACGACCGCGACGAGGTCCACCACGAAGACTTCCTCGAGGCCCTAGAGAAAATCGAAAACGACGACTCGAGCGACGTCATCTCCTCGGCCGGCTACTTCTACCAGTAA
- a CDS encoding pyruvoyl-dependent arginine decarboxylase, whose translation MSLIRVVWGSASAPTEMASYDAALAAAGVENYNLVSVSSVIPAATDVEAVGTAPDLGPAGERLTVVEARATTAGPGQVSAALAWSQAADDGPGLFYEVAGETDAKDVDRRVHEGLRAGQELRDWEFTDPNVVVESEQAKSGTYTTALVLAVYGESEPIC comes from the coding sequence ATGAGTCTGATTCGAGTCGTCTGGGGATCGGCGTCTGCGCCGACCGAGATGGCGTCGTACGACGCTGCACTCGCAGCGGCCGGCGTCGAGAACTACAATCTCGTCTCTGTCTCTTCCGTGATTCCGGCGGCAACCGACGTCGAAGCCGTCGGCACCGCACCAGACCTCGGCCCCGCCGGCGAGCGACTGACCGTCGTCGAGGCTCGGGCCACCACAGCCGGCCCGGGACAGGTGTCGGCCGCGCTCGCGTGGTCGCAAGCCGCCGACGACGGGCCGGGACTGTTCTACGAAGTTGCGGGCGAGACGGACGCCAAGGACGTCGACCGACGCGTCCACGAGGGGCTGCGTGCAGGCCAAGAACTTCGCGACTGGGAGTTCACCGACCCGAACGTCGTCGTCGAGAGCGAACAGGCGAAATCGGGAACGTACACGACGGCACTCGTACTGGCTGTTTACGGCGAAAGCGAGCCGATTTGTTAA
- a CDS encoding DUF5811 family protein has product MNGNTPYAGLPGETGAGQRAAADVPDLSRAQKRLLHRDVSRIAARTREFLPDEYVVDSEISSGLTGPQVTVAVRPPVGHAVSAGFTPDVDEVAAADEVITAAERDEVARGLAASAALQVKQAISNGVTPTAK; this is encoded by the coding sequence ATGAACGGAAATACGCCGTACGCAGGGCTGCCGGGAGAAACGGGTGCTGGTCAGCGTGCCGCGGCGGACGTTCCGGACCTCTCGAGGGCGCAAAAACGGCTGCTTCACCGCGACGTCTCGCGGATCGCCGCCCGCACACGAGAGTTCCTCCCCGACGAGTACGTCGTCGACTCGGAGATCTCGAGCGGACTCACCGGTCCGCAGGTCACCGTCGCTGTCCGCCCGCCGGTTGGCCACGCCGTCAGCGCCGGGTTTACGCCCGACGTCGACGAGGTCGCGGCCGCAGACGAGGTCATCACGGCCGCCGAACGCGACGAAGTCGCCCGCGGACTGGCTGCAAGCGCCGCACTGCAGGTCAAACAGGCTATCAGTAACGGCGTCACGCCAACCGCGAAGTAA
- a CDS encoding DUF6276 family protein — protein MACAACDAPTIVFSVPERYRAYAPDESAAATLCTRCLTVESAAASIDSSSEPEFARVSDAFPTTADAAVPLSLVLGLCSSLATNRSAIETLLEAVERAGTDPLLVLDRLSADPSIEPAIDLERRRHQLEQLLY, from the coding sequence ATGGCCTGTGCAGCGTGTGACGCACCGACGATCGTGTTTTCCGTTCCGGAGCGGTATCGAGCGTACGCGCCGGACGAATCAGCAGCAGCGACGCTCTGTACGCGCTGTCTCACTGTCGAATCAGCGGCCGCGTCGATCGACTCGAGTAGCGAGCCGGAGTTTGCCCGCGTCAGCGATGCGTTTCCGACGACGGCGGACGCGGCGGTGCCGCTTTCGCTCGTGCTGGGGCTGTGTTCCTCGCTTGCGACCAATCGATCGGCGATCGAGACGCTACTCGAGGCCGTCGAACGGGCGGGCACGGACCCGCTCCTGGTCCTCGATCGACTCAGTGCGGATCCGTCGATCGAGCCAGCGATCGACCTCGAGCGACGCCGCCACCAACTCGAGCAGTTGTTGTACTGA
- a CDS encoding V-type ATP synthase subunit D translates to MAKDVKPTRKNLMEIEDRIELSERGHGTLEKKRDGLIMEFMDILDKAQDVRGDLADDYEAAQKKINMARAMEGDVAVRGAAAALQEHPEITTESKNIMGVVVPQIESSRVSKSLDQRGYGIMGTSARIDEAAEAYEDLLESIILAAEVETAMKKMLREIETTKRRVNALEFKLLPDLYENQEYIEQKLEEQEREETFRLKKIKEKKEQQEKAEREAEEEEAAEADSTAEPDMEQSTAGGIPGGD, encoded by the coding sequence ATGGCCAAGGACGTCAAGCCCACCCGCAAGAACCTGATGGAGATCGAGGATCGGATCGAACTCTCCGAGCGCGGGCACGGCACCTTAGAGAAGAAACGGGACGGGCTGATTATGGAGTTCATGGACATCCTGGACAAAGCCCAGGACGTCCGCGGTGACTTAGCCGACGACTACGAAGCCGCCCAGAAGAAAATCAACATGGCGCGGGCCATGGAAGGCGACGTCGCGGTTCGCGGCGCTGCCGCGGCGTTGCAGGAACACCCCGAGATCACCACCGAGTCGAAAAACATCATGGGCGTCGTCGTCCCTCAGATCGAGTCCTCGCGAGTCTCGAAGAGCTTAGATCAACGTGGCTACGGGATCATGGGCACTTCCGCCCGTATCGACGAAGCCGCCGAAGCCTACGAAGACCTTCTGGAGAGCATCATCCTCGCCGCCGAAGTCGAGACAGCGATGAAGAAGATGCTCCGCGAGATCGAGACGACCAAGCGTCGTGTCAACGCACTCGAATTCAAACTCCTACCCGACCTCTACGAGAATCAGGAGTACATCGAGCAGAAACTTGAGGAGCAAGAGCGTGAGGAGACCTTCCGCTTGAAGAAGATCAAAGAGAAGAAAGAACAACAGGAGAAAGCAGAGCGGGAGGCCGAAGAAGAAGAAGCGGCGGAAGCCGACAGCACGGCCGAGCCAGACATGGAGCAGTCGACTGCAGGCGGTATTCCGGGCGGCGACTGA
- a CDS encoding long-chain-fatty-acid--CoA ligase encodes MHKPLLVAEFLDRARTHYGDDEAVVATTGERFTYDELGDRADRFSAALQQRGIEKGDRVAVLDPNTHYHLEAAYGIMQTGAIHTPLNYRLTPDDFAYILSDAGVDAIYADYEYAENIEAVRDDVPTETFITNDVDAVEGEWESFDAVLEDAGTDYDRPEMDEDEIITINYTSGTTGDPKGVCRTHRGETIHAYLTVAHQEISDDDVYLWTLPMFHANGWGHIFAVTGIGATHVCTRGIDAGEIFETVREENVSYMCGAPTVLNMLVDYYNDHDPETTGDAPVRLATAGSAPPEATIRTVEDEFGWYLKHVYGATETGPLITTSDAARHFETDSDDRFRIKKRQGLAFLGTEIRVVDEDGNDVPRDDDTLGEVVVRGNQVMEKYWGKPDATEEAFSDRVEGYYHTGDLATIDEHGMIAIQDRKKDIIISGGENISSIELEDTLFDHPEVADVAVIPAPSDEWGETPKAFVVPASSDPDEPGVSVDDLVAFTREHLAGYKTVRRIEFVDELPTTATGKIQKYELRQEEWEDEDRMVGQG; translated from the coding sequence ATGCACAAACCACTGCTCGTTGCGGAGTTCTTAGACCGGGCACGAACGCACTACGGCGACGACGAGGCAGTCGTCGCCACCACGGGGGAACGATTCACGTACGACGAACTCGGCGATCGCGCCGATCGATTCTCGGCTGCGCTCCAACAGCGGGGGATCGAGAAAGGCGACCGCGTCGCCGTGTTGGACCCGAACACGCACTACCACCTCGAGGCGGCGTACGGAATCATGCAGACGGGGGCGATTCACACGCCACTGAACTACCGGCTCACACCGGACGACTTCGCGTATATCCTCTCGGACGCCGGTGTCGACGCCATCTACGCCGATTACGAGTACGCCGAAAACATCGAGGCGGTTCGGGACGACGTGCCGACGGAGACGTTCATTACGAACGACGTCGACGCTGTCGAGGGTGAGTGGGAGTCGTTCGACGCCGTCCTCGAAGACGCGGGCACCGACTACGACCGGCCCGAGATGGACGAAGACGAGATCATCACGATCAACTACACTTCGGGGACGACGGGCGATCCGAAAGGCGTCTGTCGAACGCACCGCGGGGAGACGATCCACGCCTATCTGACGGTCGCCCATCAGGAGATCAGCGACGACGACGTCTACCTGTGGACGCTGCCGATGTTCCACGCCAACGGCTGGGGTCACATCTTCGCCGTCACCGGGATCGGCGCGACGCATGTCTGTACGCGCGGGATCGACGCCGGCGAAATCTTCGAGACAGTTCGCGAGGAGAACGTCTCGTACATGTGCGGCGCACCGACAGTGTTGAACATGCTCGTCGACTACTACAACGACCACGACCCCGAGACGACCGGCGACGCGCCGGTCCGACTTGCGACTGCCGGCAGTGCGCCGCCGGAGGCGACGATCCGGACTGTCGAAGACGAGTTCGGCTGGTACCTGAAACACGTCTACGGGGCGACTGAGACGGGACCGCTGATCACGACCTCCGACGCTGCGCGCCACTTCGAAACGGATAGCGACGACCGGTTCCGGATCAAAAAACGGCAAGGACTTGCCTTTCTGGGAACCGAGATCCGCGTCGTCGACGAGGACGGCAACGACGTCCCACGGGACGACGACACGCTCGGCGAGGTCGTCGTCCGCGGGAACCAAGTCATGGAAAAGTACTGGGGGAAACCCGACGCCACCGAGGAGGCGTTTTCCGACCGCGTCGAGGGCTACTATCACACTGGCGATCTCGCGACGATCGACGAACACGGGATGATCGCGATTCAGGACCGCAAGAAGGACATTATCATCTCGGGCGGCGAGAACATCTCGAGCATCGAACTCGAGGACACGCTGTTCGACCATCCCGAGGTGGCTGACGTCGCGGTGATTCCGGCCCCGAGCGACGAGTGGGGCGAGACGCCGAAGGCGTTCGTCGTGCCGGCGAGCAGCGACCCCGACGAACCCGGTGTGTCGGTCGACGACCTCGTCGCGTTCACGCGCGAGCACCTCGCCGGATACAAGACCGTTCGACGGATCGAGTTCGTCGACGAACTGCCCACGACGGCAACGGGCAAGATTCAGAAGTACGAACTCCGGCAGGAGGAGTGGGAAGACGAAGACCGGATGGTCGGCCAGGGGTGA